ATCCATAAATATCTGGATGCTATTCACCTAGAGTCGATCAACCGCCAAAACCGCGTGATGAACGGATAATTTAATTCTTCTCGCAGCTAAGTAATTACTTACCTGCGAGAAGAATTAACAAAAACAAAAAGCCTCCTGCATCACAGCAGGAGGCTTTTTGTTTCATAATCAGTTAGAAACTACTGGCCGGTCGCTGTGGCCTAACGGTCGATCCGGCGCAATTCGGTCGCGCACCAGTTGCTTCAACTCCTTTGACTCGGGAAAGCGGCTAGCTTCTTTACGGGAGAAAATCAGTTCCTCGTTCAGCCGCACCTCGAAGATACCGCCTGTGCCTGGTACTAGGGCTACTTCGCCTAGCTCCGTGTCGAAGGTGGTCAGCAGCTCTTGCGCCATCCAGGCGGCGCGCAGCAGCCAGCGGCATTGGGTGCAATACGTTATTTCGACGCGAGGCGTAGGCATTGACAGATGCTTTGAGTAAGGAGGATAAGTTATTGCTTATCAGTGCTTTTGTCTTTGTTCTCAGGCTTCGCTGCTTCTGGCGCGGGCTTGGGCGCATCAGCAGGCGCTGGACTAGTAACAGGCTTAGTTGCCGTTGAGTCCTTGGGAGCCGCTTTCAAATCAGGTTTCTTGGTGGAATTCCTGGCTGATGGCGATTTGGGCCGTGAGCCGATTTTGGTGCTGCGGGCGTTGGGCTTACTAGCCGTTTTCACCCCGATGCCTTTAATGCGGTCCTCAATTTCACTGAGTAGAAATTCAGCGTCCGACTTGGGTTGTTCATCTTGGAACTGGTCGCGGGCCAAGATGGCTTGTTCGCGGGCTTTGTCGTACTGCTTCAGCTCTAGGTACACGAAGGCCAGGTTGAGGTGCGTGGGCGGAAAGTCTTTGCGCAAGTCGATAGAGTGCAGAAACGGCGCTACGCTTTGCTTGAACTGACCTAGGCGCTGATAGGCGTAGCCCACAGCGAAGTAAGAGTAATAATCACCGTACCCGTTATCATGGGCTACCGCGTAGTGCTTGATAATGAGCGGAAAAAGGTCGTCTTCGAGGATGCTTTTTTCGGCACAATCGCACTGTTGAAGGCTGAAGTAGTAGTCCCCTAGGCCACGGTCGAGCTTGTAGTTCTTGGGGTAGCGGCGCTTCAACGAATCGAGGGCGCGGCCCACTCGAAAGCGGTAGATAGTGCCCCCAACGCCTTCTTTGTAGCGGTTATCGTCCAGCGTTTCCAGGATGGGTAAGTCCTTGAACGTGAAGGTGTGATACTCCCGCGTGCCGATGCTGTAGTTGAGGGCGTATTCTTCTTTCTTCAGCACGACGGCTAGCTTGGTATTGTGGGGGTCGTATTCCTGAAGAATCCGGAAGGCAGTATCGTATTTTTTCTGCGCGACCAAGTCATCAGCTCTGTGCAGCACAGCCATGTTGGTCTGGGCGTAAGCAGTGCTGGTCAGAAGCAGACAAGCGGCAAGAATGCGTAGAAGAAAGCGCATGGAAAAAAGAAAGGCAAGAAAAATGCGTGATAAGCAATGCTCCCGAAGCTACAGATAAAGGAATAAACCTAGCAGGCTAGGTTCATAGTAGGTGAGAATTATCCCCGAACGTTGAAGACAATAGAATGCTTGTCCTTTAACGAAGCAACCCCGAAAAATACTACGGATTTTGTATCATGTACGGCGCATAGCTCGCGCAAGATCTAACCAATTCTTCTTTTCCGCCCGCCCCATCCATGCTCTTTTATACCCTCATGAAGCCGGTAGCGCAGCTTGCGCTACGTATCTTTTTCCATCGTTTGGAAGTGCGGCACCGTGAGCGACTGCAACTACCCGGCCCGTTGCTACTAACGGCCAACCACCCCAATACGCTCATGGATCCGCTGGTCGTGGCCATTCACCGGCGTGACCCTGTTGCTTTTCTGGCTAAGAGCACTTTCTTCCAGAATCCTATTCTGCGCCGCATCATGACCTCTGGCAACTCCATTCCTATCTACCGGCGGCAGGATGTGGATAAAAATAGCAGCGTAACACCCGCCGAGCTGGCACAGCGTAATGAAGCTGCTTTCAGCCGCAGCTACGATTACCTAGATCAGGGAGGAACCGTGATGATCTTTCCGGAAGGCACTAGTATCTCCGAGAGGCGCTTGCAGCCGCTAAAAACCGGGGCTGCTCGCATTGCACTCGGGGCCGAAGCCCGGCAAAACTTCAAGCTAGGTTTGCGCATCTTGCCCGTGGGTATCAATTACTTCGACCCCACGCGTTTTCGCTCCGATGTGCTCGTGAACGTGGCGCCGCCCATTGTAGTAGCCGATTACGCTGCTGCCTACTACCAAAATCCCGAGCAGGCGGCCGATGCGCTGACCGAAGAAATCCGGCTGCGCTTGGAGCGCCACCTAGTTATCACGCGAGATGCGGCCGAAGATGAGCTGGTGCAGCAAGTAGAAGATACCTTCACCAACCACCTCATTGCCGACGATGAAGAAACGCTGTACGACAACTTTCAGCTTAGTCGTACGCTACTGGAGGCCGTGGCTTTCTTTGAAAAGCATGACCACGAGCGCCTCAACCAAGTGCGTAGTCGGCTCGCAACCTACCTGCTCGACCTAGACCGGCTGCGCCTTACCGACGCCGCGCTAGAGCCAAGCAGCAAAGAAGGACGCTTAGCGCGGGCTGTTCGTACCATCTTGAAGCTGACCCTAGGAGCACCCGTCTGGATTTACGGAGTCATTAACAACTACATACCGTACATTCTGCCCTCTCTGGTGGCGAAGCGTGCCACCCAGGACGTAGCGTTCGTCGCCCCGATTATGCTCGTCATCGGCATGCTTACGTTTCCGCTGAGCTATGCCGCCCAAACAGCGTTGGTTCATCATTTCACCCACGATTGGCGCTGGTCGGCGCTTTATCTGGTGAGCTTGCCTTTCGCTGGGTTCTACGCGCTTAGCTATTGGAACAGCCTGGAAGCTAGGGTACGGCGCTTGCGGGCTTGGACCTTATTTCGGCAGCAACCGGCGGTGGCCGCCAATTTATTGCAACAACGAACTGCCATTTTGCGCCTACTCGATGAGGCGCGTACTGCTTACTTAAAAGCCACAAGCGAGGTGTAGAAACCCGCCATGCTGCGTTTTGACTACGGTCAACGC
This Hymenobacter sp. GOD-10R DNA region includes the following protein-coding sequences:
- a CDS encoding SelT/SelW/SelH family protein, whose translation is MPTPRVEITYCTQCRWLLRAAWMAQELLTTFDTELGEVALVPGTGGIFEVRLNEELIFSRKEASRFPESKELKQLVRDRIAPDRPLGHSDRPVVSN
- a CDS encoding lysophospholipid acyltransferase family protein, which encodes MLFYTLMKPVAQLALRIFFHRLEVRHRERLQLPGPLLLTANHPNTLMDPLVVAIHRRDPVAFLAKSTFFQNPILRRIMTSGNSIPIYRRQDVDKNSSVTPAELAQRNEAAFSRSYDYLDQGGTVMIFPEGTSISERRLQPLKTGAARIALGAEARQNFKLGLRILPVGINYFDPTRFRSDVLVNVAPPIVVADYAAAYYQNPEQAADALTEEIRLRLERHLVITRDAAEDELVQQVEDTFTNHLIADDEETLYDNFQLSRTLLEAVAFFEKHDHERLNQVRSRLATYLLDLDRLRLTDAALEPSSKEGRLARAVRTILKLTLGAPVWIYGVINNYIPYILPSLVAKRATQDVAFVAPIMLVIGMLTFPLSYAAQTALVHHFTHDWRWSALYLVSLPFAGFYALSYWNSLEARVRRLRAWTLFRQQPAVAANLLQQRTAILRLLDEARTAYLKATSEV